Within the Rosa rugosa chromosome 2, drRosRugo1.1, whole genome shotgun sequence genome, the region TATTACTGAAGGGCCTCCGATGGCAGGTTGGAAATGGTGAAGATATTGATGTATGGAGAGACAACTGGTTACCAGATTCTTACCCACGTAGTCCATGTTCACCGCAACCGAGAGATGCCCCAACGAAAGTGTCTGAACTCATTCTTCCGGGAGCTAGAACTTGGGATGAAGAAAAGATTGCTCAGTGGTTTTCACCGGTGGATAGGGAATTAATTCTTCAAATCCCACTCAGTCGACGTGCTCCAAGAGACAGGTATAGTGTGGCATTTTCATAAGAAAGGTGTCTTTACTACCAATAGTGCTTACTACGTGGCTCGTGATATATCACTGGGTTTAGTTTTGGCCCCTCCATCGATCCCGGATCCCTATTCTAGATTTTGGGATCCCTATTCTAGATTGTGGGCAGCTCTTTGGAATGCCACAGTCCCTAACAAGGTGGCTCTTCAGGCCTGGAGATCCTGTGTTAATATATTACCGACAAGATCTTCTGATCTTGTTTAAGTACAAAAGGTTATGTGGGGGATATGGTTTGTCCTTTGTGTGGACATGGGATTGAGAATAATGTGCATCTTTTCATCCATTGTAATTATGCACGTGAAGTATGGGCAGCAGCAAACATTCAAGTACCCGCCATGCATGTCTTGGACGTGAAAGATTGGCTCCTACAGTTGGTGGGCAGTTTGAGTAAAGAGCAATTTGGCAAAGTTCTAATTCTTCTCTGGGCTATATGGAAAAATCGTAATACTCAGGTATGGGAAGGGACGAAGCAACATCCCTGTGATGCTGTGTTAATGGCTTTTGGCTGGCTAAATGAGTTTCTAAAAGCTAATAGTTATTGTGAAAAGCAATCTCGGGTGCAGAGACAAGATTGGGCAGTGCCTCAAGCAGGGTGGCTTAAATGCAATTCTGATGGAGCTTTTGTTGCGCAAGGTAATAGGGCTGGAATTGGAGTAGTTGTCCGAGACCATGATGGTCAATTTAGAGCAGCTGCAGCAAAGCCTATGAGGCATATTACTTCACCATTCCATGCCGAGTTAGCAGCCTTAATGGAAGGAATCAAATTAGCTGAACGAATGAATCTGGAGAAGGTCATATTTGAAACAGATTGCGCCATCTTGGCAGCAGCAGTGAACCAAAATGAACATGATCTTTCCCTGCTCAGCTTTGTTCTTGAAGATTTAAAGGATCATGTTCATAGCTCTGTTGATTTCAAGGTGGTTTATGCTCCCCGTGAAGCCAATAAAGTAGCTCATATCCTAGCAAATAAAGCTCTTTGTAATAGTGTTGACCAAACTTGGTTTGGTACTGCTCCCGAATATATAAGGGATGCCATTCTAAACGAGTGTATTAGTTAATTGTTTCAATAAACctacctttcaaaaaaaaaaaaataataataaatttactcccaaaggcttcctaggcccaagataaacccctttggcgcatgtgaaatgcttcaactgtgcattgcagcacagtgcctggccactttgacaacgtcggggttcgaacctaggttggggagcacacccaactaggcaagaaccactaggtcaTTTGCAGtggatttattttatttttttgttaaggTGAATATCAGAGTATTGTTGCATTTCCAACAACTTAAGGATTTGATATAGTACGTAGTGGTGGATGCAAGCTAGATATACGATTGGAATGTGGCATTTGATGCACTGCATATATGTGACTCCCCTAATTGATCTCAATGCATGCATGCCAAGCAGATTGATCACGCCCACATGATTAAGCTAGCTCCACATTAGATCGTGTTGATTATTTTCGTACGTGTGTGGCTCCGAAATGTGTGCGTATCTATTAATTCTTCTTCCACTTGGTTTAGGTTTAGCTAGGTTTCTTGTAGCTGAAGATCCCGTACTATAAATATATGAACGAGTTCTTCTGCTAAGTGCACTAGCTATCATATAGCCTGCGCAGCAGAAATTAGAAACTATTCAAGAAGACAAGAAACAAAGCACGCACTCTTTGTATCATAATTCCATGGCAGTTCACGATGATCCTCCTCCGGGCTACAGGTTTAGGCCTGACACAGAACAACTACTTGTTCATTATCTTCGTCCCATACTCGACGGAGAAGACTTTCCCCAAGGGCTTGTCCCTTTCTGCGATCTCTACGGAGAACAAGAACCATGGCAGATATGGGATGCTTTCAAAGAATTATCTGAGAAAGACCAAGGAAGAACAGACCTGTACTTCATTACCCAACACAAGACGAAGACCCCAAAGGGCAAGCGCAAAAGCCGAACAGTCGGTGGCGGCACCTGGAAAGGCGATGACGCCGCAGGGAAAGTACTTTCGGCTTCTCGAAGGGTTATTGGCAGGAGAAAAAGATTCCATTACAAGAACGATGGCTCGACGCAAAACGGTCGCTGGCTCATGCACGAGTTTGAACTTGATGCTTCTTTACTGCGAAACAAACGTAAAGCGAAGGAATATGTTCTTTGTATTCTTAGAAAGAATAATAGGTCGGTGAAAAAGAATTCAGAAGGACAAGAGGgtcaagaagaagatgagatcatgagTTGCGACGGTGGTGATGATCAACAAGATGGAGACCTTCCTGAACCTGAGTTCGTTGAAGAAGAGACCAGTACTACTCAAAAACCAGACGAACTTCGAAAATATGCGATGGAGTTTGAGGTATACCTAAAGACACAGACTGCTGACCAGGCTGTGAAAAAGAAAGATCATAAAGATTCACATAAAATGAGCTTAGAAGATATAGAGAACCACCTGATGAGTGATGACTGAGGAAGATGTGTGTCAAATGATGATCAGTTGTCTGAGCCTCCGGCCACCTTCTGTTAAATTTCGCTGCTCAAATTAAATAGCATTAAAATTAAGCTTCAATTTCAAATGTAGAAACTTAAAATTATCCCTGATAAATATATCAAGAATTAAAGTCATATGTTGAGCATCTGCATGCTCCtgttttagagaattttgatgatGTATATATAACTTGTTTCGgtgtattttcttttctttttctaattgGGATCTTAAACATGCATGTGCTTTGATATATATGGAGACTGGATATACTATTTCCTAGTTTAGATTAATTGCTGACCAGGGTATAAAAAAGAAGCCAGGATGAGACATTATATAAGATGATAAAGCTTCTAAGATTTAATTTTACGCTTTACAATAAGCATCATATTAAAATTCCAATTTTGTTGCTGTAATCAAATTATCGTCTTTGTTATGGGGtctagggaaaaaaaaacaagaagaagaaggctacTTATATATCTACTACTGAAATTAAACTACGCGTTTTCCCTAGTCTTCAATTCAGCTATCATCTGATCGATAGGTGGTTAATTCCATACAAACCTCTCACCACCTCCAGCGGAGGATCATGTAATTCGATCATCTCATCCATCGCGTGacttgtcggttaatgtttatgtgacaacgtTAATTGTCTCGTAAAAGACTAATTCGGCGATGACTTCTACAGTTGTCACTTAATGATTATATGACAACTTGAACTTTCTCATGGAAAACTAATTAGGTGACAAGAAAGTAATGTAATTAGTAATATAGTTCAACTAGGAAAGATAAATTTCACCTCAACAAGAAAGTACAAACCATATGTGATGAAGTTTTAATGGTTGTATAAACAATAAACGACAATTATAAGTCATGGCCTAATTCATTTTCGGCGAGAaagttcaagttgtcacataattATCATTAAGTGATAACCGTAAAAGTCATCGCCAAATTGGTTTCGTGTGAGAAAATTAATGTTGcatgtcacataaacattaatcaATAACTCATAGAAGTCATCGCCTAATTGGTTTTCAGCAAGGTGGTTACTGAAAgcccttttttttccttctttttttttacccaTTTGGGTAATTATGATTTTAATTATTAGTATTTCATCAAAGAGATTTTGATATGAATCAGTTGGCTCTTCATGAATGCTATTGCTCAGAATGGCTACCAGTGTTGCTTGAAGCATTGCATAATCTAGAAGCCCTTGCCTTACAAGATTTATGGTGCACATGTGCTGAAGCAGGGTTGCTGCAGAAGGAATATTAACCTGATACGGAAGATGGAAGTGGTTTATATCTTTATTTATGTGATACCAGCAccacaataaaaaaaacaaaacaaaagaccaaaaaaaaaaactcattttaTTTTGCAAATTGTTGTCAGAAAACCGAATGGAATGGAAAATATTCACAGCATCAATGGAATCCACCAGAATTTGTTTCTGTGTTGGAGAGAAAAAATTCTACaatggaaaagtgacaaaaaaaaatataactaaaaaatgggtggttaagttggagcagtatcggtacaatggtggaccaTGGGCCACgctggtatcccagcgccaggacacctgcaccgacattgcggcgaaagtcTGGCTTttgccagactaatccactgcaccgcagacgcacgaacccaaagggtccctcaaatctgctggccacgggatggagctgggattcgaacgctagacctgggggttccagactaggccattcaaccaacacaccacaccacgtggttttgTCGCTGTTTAACTTAGTAGCATATATATAGTGGGTTATTCCATATGTG harbors:
- the LOC133731035 gene encoding NAC domain-containing protein JA2-like, whose translation is MAVHDDPPPGYRFRPDTEQLLVHYLRPILDGEDFPQGLVPFCDLYGEQEPWQIWDAFKELSEKDQGRTDLYFITQHKTKTPKGKRKSRTVGGGTWKGDDAAGKVLSASRRVIGRRKRFHYKNDGSTQNGRWLMHEFELDASLLRNKRKAKEYVLCILRKNNRSVKKNSEGQEGQEEDEIMSCDGGDDQQDGDLPEPEFVEEETSTTQKPDELRKYAMEFEVYLKTQTADQAVKKKDHKDSHKMSLEDIENHLMSDD